The Saliniramus fredricksonii genome segment TACGACCGAGGCCTCCGGTCGCGTCAAAGCATGATGCGGAAAATTCAGTTCATGGCTTGCCGAATTTTAGCCAAAACGAATTATATCTAATGGTCTTCGTCCATACTTTTGGCGAATGAGACCTGAAAATCCGCCAATATTCGTAAAGCCATAGCGCAGTGCTATATCGCGGACTGAATTGTTTCCACCACATTGCTTCAATGCTTCATAGGCTAACTCCAGTCTTCGTTCCTTGATCGCTTGAGTCGGCGTTATCCCGATTTCTTCGCGAAAAATTTTTTGCAAATATCGGCTCGATACTCCAACATAATTAGCAATATCTGCTGGAATTATAGTTCTGTCTGAAAACTCCTGAATGTAATCAATCGCCTTCGTGATATGTTTGCGTGCAGGCAGACTATGCTCATCCATTATATTAGGCTTGTTTTTATAGAAGAGGTGTTCAAGAATTTTAAACATTAAAATTCTTTCAATGTATTGTTTCGAGAAATCCGATTCTTTTGATGTATAAAACATATCACAAATATCCATTGAATAAAGAATTAGGTTTCTTATTTGTAGATGAAAATCGCTATTCTGTTCTATAATCTGAAAATTAGAGATCTGGTCAGCCATCTTAATTGATTCGAATTGCTGAAATTCTCTCCCAAATTCAATTAGCTTTTCCTTATCCATGTGAAGCATGAAGCTTAACCCAGAAGATGAGACAGAGTATTTCTCATCAATATTACAAATAATCAAGCTGCCTTTGTAAAGGTTGGTGTCTTTGTGATTATATGAAAATAAACCTTTTTCATTAAAAGAATACTTGCAAAGAAAACAATTTTCAATATTTTCTGCGAAAATCTGCACAGAATTTCTGACAGATATCCTCGTATTACCAATAAATGTAGCGTTCGCAGTGAAGAAAAAATCACTTTCTGAGCGAGGTTTTGTTATCTTGTAATTTGGGTACAATTCAGCCAAGCATGACAGTCCGCCATTCGCTTTCCTGATGTGAACTTTGTTATATTTGTGCAAAGGAAGATGCGTATGCATGTCTGTACTTGGGGGTGATAAGCGGTAGGGCCGATGCGAGTCTAGTCTGTATAATCATATATTCTTTGAAATTTGCAAGCATATTCATCTCGTCTTATATCAAAAATAAAACTCAAACTAAAACAACAATTTTTAATTTTATATTTTCCTCGGCGTATTTGCGCGATTCCAGCGGAAAATAGCGAAATTTCTGGATTATGTGGATTTTCCTCCGCAATAAGATATTGAGTTAATAAAGATCTGCCAAATGCTGGACGCTCTAATAGATTCTCCTTCATGGTCGGCGCGTGTGTATGAACGGAGTTGCGTTGGCTGAAATCAGGGAGCTTCATCCGGGTTCCTTCTTCCATCTGATGCAGGGATTGAAATTTGCTGGAATGACTCCACTTTAGGGGTGCTTATTAGCAAGTTAAGATGTTCAAGCCAAGGTACTTTAAACAAGAAATTGTCATTCGCATGGATTTCACTATAGCAGAGAAATCTTATCTATCTATTTAGGCGGGTTGCATTCGCGGGCGTTCTTCGTACATTTTTCCGATATTATACATTTATTTATGTAAAATTTTTATGATTCCGCTCTACCATTCTCCTGAAACTGGGAGATCAAGCATGTTAAGTAAACTACCAATCAGAGTAAAGCTTCCACTCATCATTGCCGGGTTCGCTTTGGTTCTGGGTATAGGCGTGGGTGCAAGCAGTTACTGGCGTGCCGCGAGTACAGTCGAGACATTGACCGAGCAGCGTCTCGGCGCGATCGCCCTCGAACGCGCTCACGAGCTCGCGGGTTATCTCGCGTCGATCGAACAGGATATGCGCGTGGTGGCTTCGAACCCGACAGTCAGCGAGGCTATCGGCGTGTTTGATGAAGCCTTCGGGGCGATCGGTGGAAATGTCACCGCGCTGCTCAAGGGCGCATATATTCACGATAACCCGCATCCGTCAGGCGAAAAGCATCTGCTCGATCAGGGCGACGTTTCTTTGGCCTATGATGCGGCGCATGCCCGTTATCATCCATGGTTTCGGGAACTTCTCACAGAGCGCGGATATTACGACATCTTCCTGTTCAACAATGCAGGCGACCTGATCTACTCGGTCTTCAAGGAAGAAGACTACGCCACCAATTTCAGCGCATCCGGCGGAGAATGGGCTGAATCGGATCTCGGTGAAGCCTTTCGAGCGGCCAGAGCGGCTGAGGCCGGCCAGTTGTCCTTCTTCGACTTTAGGCCCTATGGACCCAGCGCAGATGCGCCGGCGAGCTTCATTTCGACACCGGTCATGGATCAGGGTGAAATGGCGGGCGTTCTCGTCTTCCAGATGCCGATCGACGCGATAAATGCGATCATGACGCGCAGCAGCGGGCTCGGAGAGACCGGCGAAGCCGTCCTCGTGGGGCGTGACGGTCTGATGCGCAACGATTCCGGCTTCACGCCTGATGGCGACATCCTGTCGACCCGTCTGCGCTCCGAAGCCGTCGAAGCCGCCCTGGCTGGTGACACACGGGTCGCCATGGATTCGGGCTATCGCGATATCACAACGCTGCAGGCCGCCGTACCGTTGAATTTTCAAGGCGCCAACTGGGCCGTAACGGCCATCCAGGGGCATGATGAGATCATGGCCCCGCTCGCGCAGATGAAAACCATCATGCTTGTGATCGGAGGCGTCCTCGTGGCGATCGCCCTCGCTGGTGGCTACTTCGTTGCGCGCACCCTGACGCGCCCGATGGATCATCTCTCCGAATCGATGAAAGCCATTGCCTCGGGGCGCTTTGACGTTTCTCTCGCGGGCGCGGAACGTGGCGATGAGCTCGGAACCATGACACGGGCCGTAGCCGTGTTTCGCGAGAACGGGATCGCGCGCGAACGGCTGGAGCGCGAAGCCCAGCTGGAGCGTGACCGCGAGCGTCAACGCCAGGCGCAACTCGAGAAGCTGATCACTCATTTTCGCGAGGTCATTTCGCGCACGGTGGGCCAGGTCACGGATGGCACCCAGACCATGCGTGACACGGCGGGACTTCTCACCAATGTCGCGACGACGGCGGTTGAACAGGCCGACTCGGCCCGGATTGCATCGACGACGGCGTCATCAGAAGTACAATCCGTTGCCGCAGCCACGGAGGAACTTGCGGCTTCCATTCGTGAAATTGCCGAGCAGGCGCAACGTTCGGCGAATGTGGTCATGCGTGCGTCCGAGACCGCAGAGCGGACGAATAACGAGGTTGCCAGCCTTGCCGACGCTGCTGAACGGATCGGCACCGTCGTAGAGATGATCAACGCAATAGCCGAGCAGACCAATCTCCTGGCTCTCAACGCGACCATCGAAGCGGCCAGGGCTGGCGAGGCCGGAAAGGGTTTCGCCGTCGTCGCTGCAGAGGTGAAGACGCTCGCCGGCCAGACCGCAAGGGCAACAGCAGAAATCAGTGAGCAGGTTTCTGCCGTGCAGGCATCGACCCGGTCGAGCGTGACTGCGATCAGCGAGATCAACGATGCGGTTCGCGAGATCGAGAGCTTCATGCAGGCGATCGCCTCTGCGGTCGAAGAGCAGGATGTCGCAACCAAGGAGATTTCCCATTCGATCGCTGTCGCTTCCGATGGCAGCGCGACCGCGACCAGCAATGTCGATACCGTTGCCGGCGCGATCAAGGCGACTTCTAAGGAAGCCGGTCGTGTCATGGGGGTCTCCGACGAACTCTCACAGGTCGGGAGCGCGTTGTCCCTTGCCGTCGATGAATTCCTCGAAGGGGTATCCGCAGATGTCCGGGATCGCCGTGAGCAGATACGCCGAAGGGTCGATCAGGAGATCGTGCTCGTCGCCGCTGGCCGACGCATCCCTGTCACCCTGATCGACATCAGTGAGGTCGGGGCAAGGCTCTCCCATGTCGAGGGCCTGCACATCGGCGACCGCGTGCAAGTCGAACTGCATAACGGCAGCGTTGCTGCTGCGGAGGTCATCCGAACCGACGGTGCCTGCGCCATCCGATTCACCGACGAGAAGAGCATGGATCAAACGACCGGCATCGCTGCCTGAAGGAACATGCCACCCGGCATTCCGCTTGCGGGATGCCAGCCCTCGGGCTCCCGGGCGCCCGCACGGTCACTGTTTTCAGAAGTGAAAGGCCCGGACACGATCGGCGATCTCTTCGGCAAAATAGATCCCCGGCTTCCCAATCAGAGGCGCTCCTTCGGAGCGCCTCTTTTTTGTGTTCTTCACGATATTTACGTGTGTATTTCTTTTTAGGCAACCTTCGATGCGCTAGTTCCACGGCTTGCGGTCGCACCCGACATGCGATCCTCGCGCCGTCGTCGAAGCCGAGATCGCCTAGCAGGGCGCGAGCTCCATGAAGGATATGGGCAAGGTGATCGGGGCCTTGCGCAGGAAATATTTGGACAGGGCGCATGTGCCGGCGTGTCAGCTTCAGTCTGTGGTCCTCGGTGAACGCATCGCCTTAGTGTCCTCCTGAACTGCCTGAGAAAATGGAGGATTGCCGTAGCCAAGCGCCGCAAGCGCTACTAGGGGATCCAGAGTTCGCGGTCGTCGGGGCTCTATTTTTTTCTGGTAGCGCCCAGCGTCCGGCCCCCAATCAAAGTAGATGCCGTAGTCTTTTTTTCGAAGCTTCTCTGCTTCGTCTCGATCGATTGCAAGTTGGATAATTGACAAAAGTATCGGCTTCTTTTTGCCAACTACCTTTCCATATACCTCAAGCTTGTAGTCGCCTGCCGCAAAATCGAAGTTCTGGGTGTCTGAGGGTGCTAAGAAATGATGATTTGCGGCAATGCCTTCTTGGGGGACAAAGATTCCACTGCCTCTCGCAAGCTCTCTTTCTCCCAAAACCCAAATGTTGAAATTTTGCTGCGTTTCACCCCGTCGCAACCGAACAAAAAGATGCTCAAGAACGATACCTCTCTTTCCTGTCGAGTAGAGAAGAGTTCGTAAGTAAATTTTTGAAATTCGATCTTCTTTCCCGTTGGAATGACCTTCGTTTCCATCTGGGCCAAAGAAAATTACGTTTGGCTGCGTCATCATAAGATTTCCGCGTCTAACATGAGTGAGCCATAAAGTGGCTCCCGAAATCAGCAACGCAAATATTGAAATTGCGATTGATAAGTACTGTATCAAAGGATCCTCTCCATTGAATGAGGGCAATTTAGTATTTATTGGGTGTGATTTCACAATCTATGCGGGAGATATTTATACCATCTTTCATAGCTATTGTCCACGGTGTACAGTTTTGGCGGGGATGGGGTCGTCCGGCGCAATATAGTCCCCGATCGCTTCCAAATCATCCGCCGCCGGCTCGGCAAAGACCAATCTCCTCAACGCGCCCAACCATGCTTGTCCGCAATCCGCGCAAACACCCGATCGGCGTCCCTGACCCTGCCCTCACGCGCCGCGTCGATGCCGGCCTCAATGCGCTTCATCTGCCAGTTATTGGCTTCGAGATATTGTGCGATGGCCTGATCAATGATGTCGTCGCGGGAGCGGTCGGTGGCGCGGGCGAGGGCGTCGAGTTCGGCTATGCGCTCATCGCTGATGGTGATCGGTTCGGATGCGGCGCGCTGCGGCATGGTCGGCTCCGTTGGTTGCGGCGCAGATCATAGCATCCCGGCGAGCCCGATCAAACATCACCCCGTAAACGCCATATCCGTCTTCGTCAGCCGCGGCTTCCCGCTCTCATCCATGCTCACCCTGCGATAGAAGCAGGATCGGCGGCCGGTGTGGCAGCAATTGCCGTCGCCGGAGACGCGGACGCGCATTTCGATGGCGTCCTGGTCGCAATCGACGCGCATTTCCTCGACGCGCTGGATCTGGCCGCTGGTGGCGCCCTTGTGCCAGAGTTCGTTGCGCGAGCGGGACCAGTAATGCGCCTCGCCGGTCTCAAGGGTTTTGGCCAGCGCTTCTGCGTTCATATGGGCGACCATGAGGACACGCTTGGTATCGGCATCCACCGCCACCGCCGTGATCAGGCCGTCGGCGTTGAAGCGGGGGGCGAAGATTTCACCCTCTTCGCGTGTGGATTTGTCGAGGTCTTTCCCGAAACGCGTCTCGCTCATGCTGGCTTCCATCCCTTCCCGTACGAGCAAAGGCGCCCCGCCCGCAGGCGAAGCGCCTTCACAAAAGGGAAGTCGCGGCACAAGTCAACAGCCGCAAGGCAATCCTCATATGCGTCAGCGGTATTCCTTGCCCGCGCGCAGCTGCGTGAAGAAGCGGACCTGCTCCGCCGGCTCGTCCTTGAAGATGCCGGTGAAGCTCGTCGTCACCGTCGAGGAGCCCGCCTTCATCACGCCGCGCATCGACATGCACATGTGCTCCGCCTCGATCATCACGGCGATGCCGCGCGGTTTCAGCGAATCCTCGATCGCATCGGTGATCTGCGCCGTCATCGTCTCCTGCGTCTGGAGGCGCCGGGCATAGACATCGACGAGCCGGGCCAGCTTCGACAGGCCGACCACGCCTTGCGAGGGAAAGTAAGCGATATGCGCCTTGCCGTGGAAGGGCACCATGTGGTGCTCGCAATGCGAATGGAACGGGATGTCGCGCACCAGCACCATGTCGCCATAGCCCTCGACATCCTCGAACACCTTGGCGAGGACATCGCCCGCATCCTCCTCATAGCCTGCGAACAATTCGCGATAGGCCTTGGCGACGCGTTTGGGCGTCTCCAGCAGCCCCTCGCGCTCCGGATCATCCCCCGCCCAGCGGATCAGCGTGCGCACGGCCGCCTCCGCCTCTTCCCGGCTGGGTCTTTGCATTTCCCGCTTGTCGGCGTCGACCGAGGTCTCACGCGTGGACAAGGACTTAACCACAGCATCCATGTGGTGCCTCCCGCTTCTTGCTGCTTACAGCCATGCTTACGCGCGTCATCCGCAGCCGGACCAATCATCGCGACGGAAAGCCGCATCTCGCTTTCTCGAAGCGCAGCGCCTATCTTGACGACAGGGCAGGCATCCTGCTCGGATCGGCGGAGAATGACAAGGGCGGCCGGAATGCCGGCGGAGACGGATCTGCGATGCTGGACGATATTTATAACAAACGCATCCTCGAACTCGCGGCAGATATCCCGCGTCTCGGCAAGCTCGAGGCGCCGCATGCACGCGCCAGCGCCGTATCGAAGCTCTGCGGCTCCAAGGTCACCGTCGATCTCGCCATGGAGGACGGCCACGTCAGTGATTTCGCCCATGACGTGAAGGCCTGCGCGCTCGGCCAGGCCTCCTCCTCGCTGATGGCGCGCAACGTGATCGGATCCAGCGCACAGGAATTGCGCGACCTGCGCGCGACCATGCGGGCCATGCTCAAGGAAAACGGCCCGCCGCCGCAGGGCAAATGGGAAGAGCTCAAGGTCCTCGAACCCGTCCGCGATTTCAAGGCCCGCCACGCCTCGACGCTGCTCACCTTCGACGCCGTCGTCGATGCGATCGACCAGATCGACGCAGCACGGGC includes the following:
- the folE gene encoding GTP cyclohydrolase I FolE, translated to MDAVVKSLSTRETSVDADKREMQRPSREEAEAAVRTLIRWAGDDPEREGLLETPKRVAKAYRELFAGYEEDAGDVLAKVFEDVEGYGDMVLVRDIPFHSHCEHHMVPFHGKAHIAYFPSQGVVGLSKLARLVDVYARRLQTQETMTAQITDAIEDSLKPRGIAVMIEAEHMCMSMRGVMKAGSSTVTTSFTGIFKDEPAEQVRFFTQLRAGKEYR
- a CDS encoding methyl-accepting chemotaxis protein, whose amino-acid sequence is MGASSYWRAASTVETLTEQRLGAIALERAHELAGYLASIEQDMRVVASNPTVSEAIGVFDEAFGAIGGNVTALLKGAYIHDNPHPSGEKHLLDQGDVSLAYDAAHARYHPWFRELLTERGYYDIFLFNNAGDLIYSVFKEEDYATNFSASGGEWAESDLGEAFRAARAAEAGQLSFFDFRPYGPSADAPASFISTPVMDQGEMAGVLVFQMPIDAINAIMTRSSGLGETGEAVLVGRDGLMRNDSGFTPDGDILSTRLRSEAVEAALAGDTRVAMDSGYRDITTLQAAVPLNFQGANWAVTAIQGHDEIMAPLAQMKTIMLVIGGVLVAIALAGGYFVARTLTRPMDHLSESMKAIASGRFDVSLAGAERGDELGTMTRAVAVFRENGIARERLEREAQLERDRERQRQAQLEKLITHFREVISRTVGQVTDGTQTMRDTAGLLTNVATTAVEQADSARIASTTASSEVQSVAAATEELAASIREIAEQAQRSANVVMRASETAERTNNEVASLADAAERIGTVVEMINAIAEQTNLLALNATIEAARAGEAGKGFAVVAAEVKTLAGQTARATAEISEQVSAVQASTRSSVTAISEINDAVREIESFMQAIASAVEEQDVATKEISHSIAVASDGSATATSNVDTVAGAIKATSKEAGRVMGVSDELSQVGSALSLAVDEFLEGVSADVRDRREQIRRRVDQEIVLVAAGRRIPVTLIDISEVGARLSHVEGLHIGDRVQVELHNGSVAAAEVIRTDGACAIRFTDEKSMDQTTGIAA
- the hisI gene encoding phosphoribosyl-AMP cyclohydrolase, coding for MSETRFGKDLDKSTREEGEIFAPRFNADGLITAVAVDADTKRVLMVAHMNAEALAKTLETGEAHYWSRSRNELWHKGATSGQIQRVEEMRVDCDQDAIEMRVRVSGDGNCCHTGRRSCFYRRVSMDESGKPRLTKTDMAFTG
- a CDS encoding helix-turn-helix domain-containing protein, which codes for MAELYPNYKITKPRSESDFFFTANATFIGNTRISVRNSVQIFAENIENCFLCKYSFNEKGLFSYNHKDTNLYKGSLIICNIDEKYSVSSSGLSFMLHMDKEKLIEFGREFQQFESIKMADQISNFQIIEQNSDFHLQIRNLILYSMDICDMFYTSKESDFSKQYIERILMFKILEHLFYKNKPNIMDEHSLPARKHITKAIDYIQEFSDRTIIPADIANYVGVSSRYLQKIFREEIGITPTQAIKERRLELAYEALKQCGGNNSVRDIALRYGFTNIGGFSGLIRQKYGRRPLDIIRFG
- a CDS encoding CopG family ribbon-helix-helix protein, with protein sequence MPQRAASEPITISDERIAELDALARATDRSRDDIIDQAIAQYLEANNWQMKRIEAGIDAAREGRVRDADRVFARIADKHGWAR
- a CDS encoding iron-sulfur cluster assembly scaffold protein encodes the protein MLDDIYNKRILELAADIPRLGKLEAPHARASAVSKLCGSKVTVDLAMEDGHVSDFAHDVKACALGQASSSLMARNVIGSSAQELRDLRATMRAMLKENGPPPQGKWEELKVLEPVRDFKARHASTLLTFDAVVDAIDQIDAARAAGDTGAKAAAGTS